Proteins from a single region of Takifugu rubripes unplaced genomic scaffold, fTakRub1.2, whole genome shotgun sequence:
- the LOC115248680 gene encoding galectin-1-like — translation MSMLLELKDVMLRTGDQLKIKGFVLHDADRFHIDLGNDANDLALHFNPRFLDNADGSVLVFNSKTAGCWGEERREIPKPLHRGKEVKIVLKLAGDVFEVEIPDDHEFKFPNQESVDVISYIRIGGDFKLTSFKIC, via the exons ATGAGCATG CTACTTGAATTAAAGGATGTGATGCTGAGAACTGGAGATCAGCTGAAGATTAAGGGGTTTGTTTTGCATGATGCAGAcag GTTCCATATTGACCTTGGCAATGATGCAAATGACCTGGCACTCCATTTTAACCCTCGTTTCCTTGACAACGCTGATGGatctgttctggtttttaacTCAAAGACAGCTGGGTGTTGGGGTGAAGAGAGAAGGGAAATACCCAAACCCTTACACAGAGGCAAGGAAGTCAAG attgtgttgaagctggctggagatgtgtttgaagtggaaatTCCCGATGACCATGAATTCAAGTTTCCAAACCAGGAGAGTGTTGATGTCATCAGTTACATCAGGATTGGTGGAGACTTCAAACTGACATCTTTTAAGATCTGCTAA